AGCGCAGGTGAGCGCAAATGGAAAGCCCACATTTCCGCCGCGCAGGGGCAAAAATGCCGGCGTCGCCGGATCGATCGTAAACGCCGAAACCCACTGCGCTCGCGGTTCTCGCGGCGTCGTGTCGCTCGTTCCAGCCTGTCCAAGCTGCCACGGAGCCGGAGGCAAGTCCGCATGTGCAGTTCCAGCCTGGGTGAGCACGACTACGAGCAAAGGTGCCAACCACCTGAGAAAAATGTGAGGTCGCGATCTTTGCAAAGGTGCCGACCACTTTGTGAAGTGACTCAAAACACAACCAAATGGTGCCAACCACTTTGGATAATTGCGTGTCATCTTACATCATCTGTGCAGAATCGGTGCCAACGAGTCGCCCTCCCTCTTTGCCTCGGCGCGCAGAGTTGCTAGGCAGTCTGTCCTCCCGATCGACGGGGTGCTGCAAGCCATGAGCGAAACCAAGGACAGCGCGAGCCCTTTGGACACCACCCCGGAACCGTCCGACGCTGACATGTCGTCGAACGCGGAAGCATCCTCGAAGCCAGACGCAGAAGCCGCAACGGAAGCCGCTGCCGAAGCGGAAAAGACCAGCGACGGCGACGAGGACGACGACGCGGATGATGCGGATGATGAAGGCGCCGACGACGAAGACGACGCTGCTGGCGAAGTCGAGAGCGAGACGAAAAAGAACGACGGCGTAACATCGGAGGACGATCCGCCCGAAGCTCCCGAGCCCGAGGTGCTTCTGTCTCCGGGCAACCCGCTGCGCCTCGTGCGTGGTGGATCGGCGCTGGCTGGTGGAGTCATCGCGGCGCTGATCATCATGGCGCTGCGCCCTCAGTACCGACTGGGTGTGCCGCTTGCCTTCTTGGCGATTCTCATCGCGACCTTCGGCGTGCTCGACCTGAGCGGCTCGTTCGACGACCCCGACGAGCGCGTGGCAAAACGTGTTCAAATTCGCGAGCTTGCAGAACCGCTGGCGATATTTGCAAGCGGTGCGCTTGGGTTTGTCGGAGCTATTTCACTTGCGGTCGCAGGTCACATCGGGCCTATTTTTTCGGCCATCGTCATTCCGGCCTGCTTTTTGGCGTCCGTATTCGGTCTTGCGCGAACAGCAGAACGGCTCGGCGTATGGACGGGTTCCGAGCCATTGCCTTTGCGAAAGCGCCACGGTTTCTGGCTCGTGACGCTCGTGACGCTGCTTTATCTCCCCACGCTGGGAAGCCATTCCCTCAGCGATCCGTGGGAGACGCATTATGGCGAAGTGGCGCGCGAGATATTGTCGCGAAATGACTGGATTTCTTTGTGGTGGGCCCAAGAAGGTTGGTTCTGGTCGAAGCCCATTTTCAACTTCTGGGTGCAAGCACTCGCGATGGCATCGTTTGGCGTGCGTTATGCTCCCAAAGCCATGCTCTCGGCCGTAACCGAAGGACGAGTGCCTTGGCCGGAGTGGGCGATACGATTACCAGTTTTCCTGATCACCCTCGTTGCGACGTATCTGCTCTACAAAGCCGTCGCGCGCGTTTTCGGGCGTCGTGCAGGGTTTTTCGGGGGCGTCGTCTTGAGCACGATGCCGCAGTGGTTTTTGGTTTCGCACCAAACCATGGCGGACATGCCATTCGTTGCATCCATGTCGGCGGCGATGGCGCTGTTTTTGCTCGGTATTCACGAAGATCCGGATCGGCAGGTACGCGTCTACGAAGTTCGCGCAGCGGGCCAAGCATTTCGCCTATCGGCATATCACCTCGTGCTCGGGGCGATCGTCGCGTGCGCGCTTCCCCAAATCATCTACCTCGTTTCGCGCAACATCGAAATCGTTCCAAGTCCATTCGACATTCGATTTCATGTCGATGCATTTCGTGCCGGTTCGCCGGGAAATTGTGGACTGCCCGGAAATGAAGCTTGCCGGGATGTCTTTCCGGTCGTTCGAGGGCTCCAGCCGGCGCTGCAATCGATACTCTGGATTCAGGCGCTCGGGCTCCTTTTGTATTTGTCGTGGGGTGAAAGGCGAGCGCAGCGGCTCTTTTTCTTGGCCGCGTGGTTTTTTGCGGCTTTGTCGACGATGGCCAAAGGCCCGGCGGGTTTCGGGCTGCCCGTTCTTTGCGCGCTCGTGTACGTCATCGTGACGCGAAGGTGGCGCGATCTATTGCGCATGGAAATCGTCGCCGGACTGCTCGTGCTCCTGTGCGTGGCGCTTCCGTGGTTCGTCGCGATGTACGTCCGGCACGGTCAACCGTTTACCGATCGACTGCTTTTCCACGACATGTTCAAGCGTGCATTCACGCATGTGCACGATACGAACGAAGGCGACGACGTCGGCTTCCGATATTACGTCTGGCAACTCGGTTATGCCATGTTTCCCTGGACGGGGCTCGTCCCGGTGGCGCTCGTGCATTGGCTCAAGCGTTCCGAGGAATCGGATAGGCGATCGGATGCGTCGGTTTTTCTTTCGATGTGGTTTCTCTTTGCATTCGCGCTCTTCACGTTGATGCTCACAAAATTCCACCATTACATCATGCCGGCGCTTCCAGCGGCAGCGATGCTCACGGGCGTATTGCTCGACGAAATGGTGACGCGTAGCGGGGCGTATTCCAAGGGCGCGAGCTTTCAAGAGCGTTACGAACGAATCATGTATGGCGCGGCGGGTTTGGCGGGGGCGCTGGTCGTCGTATTCGTCGGTCGGGACATGGCAGGCTTGCGCTCGGGCCTCGTCGATCAAGCGCGCCTCTTGCATTTGTTCACGTACAATTACCGGCGAATC
This window of the Polyangiaceae bacterium genome carries:
- a CDS encoding glycosyltransferase family 39 protein — protein: MSSNAEASSKPDAEAATEAAAEAEKTSDGDEDDDADDADDEGADDEDDAAGEVESETKKNDGVTSEDDPPEAPEPEVLLSPGNPLRLVRGGSALAGGVIAALIIMALRPQYRLGVPLAFLAILIATFGVLDLSGSFDDPDERVAKRVQIRELAEPLAIFASGALGFVGAISLAVAGHIGPIFSAIVIPACFLASVFGLARTAERLGVWTGSEPLPLRKRHGFWLVTLVTLLYLPTLGSHSLSDPWETHYGEVAREILSRNDWISLWWAQEGWFWSKPIFNFWVQALAMASFGVRYAPKAMLSAVTEGRVPWPEWAIRLPVFLITLVATYLLYKAVARVFGRRAGFFGGVVLSTMPQWFLVSHQTMADMPFVASMSAAMALFLLGIHEDPDRQVRVYEVRAAGQAFRLSAYHLVLGAIVACALPQIIYLVSRNIEIVPSPFDIRFHVDAFRAGSPGNCGLPGNEACRDVFPVVRGLQPALQSILWIQALGLLLYLSWGERRAQRLFFLAAWFFAALSTMAKGPAGFGLPVLCALVYVIVTRRWRDLLRMEIVAGLLVLLCVALPWFVAMYVRHGQPFTDRLLFHDMFKRAFTHVHDTNEGDDVGFRYYVWQLGYAMFPWTGLVPVALVHWLKRSEESDRRSDASVFLSMWFLFAFALFTLMLTKFHHYIMPALPAAAMLTGVLLDEMVTRSGAYSKGASFQERYERIMYGAAGLAGALVVVFVGRDMAGLRSGLVDQARLLHLFTYNYRRIFPPTLDFRPALWFFTLAAAALTLALVWARMRKWIVWAMLGMGVMFAAWGIDVYLFKLSPHWGQRETIMAYYRESRDVPGPLIAFQMNWKGENFYMGNAVPAFVSSGKKFQDYILAQKKTGLKTFYFVTEHTRMGNLSTELGNPRKFDKLTPPELNNKFGLVRATFE